A window of Streptomyces sp. NBC_01689 genomic DNA:
CGGCACCATCGCGGCGGGGCGAGGAATCGAGGGAACCTGCCCGTTTCGGTCGTCGTCGGGTGAACCCCGACGGGCGGCCGTCCGTGCCTCGGAGTACGGAGTCCTCGTCACGCAGGAGCACCCCCGGGACCGCCCCATAGCCGACCCGGAGTCGACCGGGCGTGGACCAGGCGTGGACGGGGCCACCGCGTACGTACCCCTGTAGGTCGCGGCGTGAGCGCCGGGGGAAGACTGGAGGACCACAGGACAAGCCCGGCCCCTAACAGGTCTAAACCAATTTGGGGTCGGCCCTTGTCACCGGGGCCCCTGGTCTGATGAGCTGTGGCCTGGGACACAACGGACACCCTGGGAAAGGGAGATGTCGTGAGCAACGAAAGCCTGGCCAACCTGCTGAAGGAAGAGCGCAGGTTCGCGCCGCCCGCCGACCTGGCAGCGAACGCCAACGTCACCGCGGAGGCGTACGAGCAGGCCAAGGCTGACAGGCTCGGCTTCTGGGCCGAGCAGGCCCGCCGCCTGACCTGGGCCACCGAGCCGACCGAGACGCTGGACTGGTCGAACCCGCCGTTCGCCAAGTGGTTCGCCGACGGGAAGCTGAACGTCGCGTACAACTGCGTGGACCGGCACGTCGAGGCCGGCAACGGCGACCGCGTCGCCCTGCACTTCGAGGGCGAGCCGGGCGACAGCCGCGCGATCACCTACGCCGAGCTGAAGGACGAGGTCTCGAAGGCCGCCAACGCGCTGACCGAGCTGGGCGTGGGCAAGGGCGACCGGGTCGCCGTCTATCTGCCGATGATCCCCGAGGCCGTCGTCGCGATGCTGGCCTGCGCCCGGATCGGGGCCGCGCACTCCGTCGTCTTCGGCGGGTTCTCCGCGGACGCGATCGCCACCCGTATCCAGGACGCCGACGCCAAGCTGGTCATCACCTCCGACGGCGGCTACCGGCGCGGCAAGCCGTCCGCGCTCAAGCCGGCCGTGGACGACGCGGTGAGCCGGGTCGACGGGGTCGACAAGGTGCTGGTGGTCCGGCGCACCGGGCAGGAGGTCGACTGGACCGAGGGCCGCGACGTCTGGTGGCACGAGATCGTCGAGCGCCAGTCCGCCGAGCACACGCCGGAGGCGTTCGACGCCGAGCACCCGCTGTTCATCCTGTACACGTCCGGGACGACGGGGAAGCCGAAGGGCATCCTGCACACCTCGGGCGGCTACCTCACGCAGGCCTCGTACACCCACCACGCCGTCTTCGACCTCAAGCCGGAGACCGACGTCTACTGGTGCACGGCCGACATCGGCTGGGTCACCGGGCACTCGTACATCACGTACGGGCCGCTCTCGAACGGTGCGACGCAGGTTATGTACGAGGGGACCCCGGACACCCCGCACCAGGGCCGGTTCTGGGAGATCGTGCAGAAGTACGGGGTGACGATCCTCTACACCGCGCCCACCGCGATCCGTACGTTCATGAAGTGGGGCGACGACATCCCCGCAAAGTTCGACCTGTCCTCGCTGCGGGTCCTCGGATCCGTGGGCGAGCCGATCAACCCCGAGGCGTGGATCTGGTACCGCAAGCACATCGGCGCGGACCGGACGCCGATCGTGGACACGTGGTGGCAGACCGAGACCGGCGCGATGATGATCTCGCCGCTGCCGGGCGTCACCGAGACCAAGCCGGGATCGGCGCAGCGGCCGCTGCCGGGCATCTCGGCGACGGTCGTCGACGACGAGGCCCGGGAGGTCCCCGACGGGGGCGGCGGGTACCTCGTGCTGACCGAGCCGTGGCCCTCGATGCTGCGCACGATCTGGCGTGACGACCAGCGGTTCCTCGACACGTACTGGTCCCGCTTCGAGGGGAAGTACTTCGCCGGGGACGGCGCCAAGAAGGACGAGGACGGGGACATCTGGCTCCTCGGACGGGTCGACGACGTGATGCTGGTCTCCGGGCACAACATCTCGACGACGGAGGTCGAGTCGGCGCTCGTGTCGCATCCCGCGGTCGCCGAGGCGGCGGTGGTCGGCGCGGCGGACGAGACGACCGGACAGGCCATCGTGGCGTTCGTGATCCTGCGCGGAACGGCCTCCGCGGACGACGCCGGGCTCGTCGCCGACCTGCGCAACCACGTGGGGGCGACGCTGGGGCCGATCGCCAAGCCCAAGCGGGTGCTGCCCGTCGCGGAGCTGCCGAAGACCCGGTCCGGGAAGATCATGCGCCGGCTGCTGCGCGACGTGGCGGAGAACCGGGAGCTCGGGGACGTCACCACGCTCACCGACTCCACGGTCATGGACCTGATCCAGGAGAAGCTGCCGGCGGCGCCCAGCGAGGACTGAGGGCTCCACGGCCCGACGGCCCGACGGCCCGCCCGAGTGTAGGAGGCACCTCGCGTGCCTCCCACACTCGCGTTTCGGCACCCTCCACGGAACCCATTGGTGTCGAATGTCCGTATGGCGCATTATCCGGCTGTAATGCCAAGGTAAACTGAGGCCTCAGGGTGTGCCGGGAAGTCTGGTCGGCAACGTCGTCGGCGATCCCGCCTGACGGTCGTCAGCGCGTCGTACCGACCCGGAGGTCCCGCCGTGGCCGCGCCCCGTCCCCGCACCACCACCGACAACCGCAGGTTCCTCGGGCGGCTGTCGCTGCCCGAGCGGAACTTCGTGGCGGAGGCACTGCGGACCGAGACCGTCGGCGGCGTACTCCTCCTCCTCGCCGCGATCGCCGCGCTGATCTGGGCCAACACCCCCCTGCGGGACAGCTACGCCACGGTGGGCGACTTCCACTTCGGTCCCGGAGCCCTCGGGCTGAACCTGTCCGTGCGGCACTGGGCGGCCGACGGGCTGCTCGCCGTGTTCTTCTTCGTCGCCGGTATCGAACTCAAGCGCGAACTGGTGGCCGGGGACCTGCGCGACCCGAAGGCCGCGCTCCTGCCGGTCGCCGCGGCGGTCTGCGGAATGGCCGTACCCGCGCTCGTCTACGCCCTCACCAACGCCGCGGGCGGGGGCTCCCTGGCCGGCTGGGCCGTGCCCACCGCCACCGACATCGCCTTCGCGCTCGCCGTGCTCGCGGTCATCGGCACCTCCCTGCCGTCAGCCCTCCGCGCCTTCCTGCTCACCCTCGCCGTCGTCGACGACCTGCTCGCGATCCTGATCATCGCGGTCTTCTTCACCGACACCCTCGACTTCGCGGCCCTCGGCGGGGCCGTCGCCGGACTCGCCGTGTTCTGGGTGCTGCTGCGCAAGGGCGTGCGGGGCTGGTACGTGTACCTGCCGCTCGCCCTCGCCATCTGGGGGCTGATGTACAACAGCGGCGTGCACGCCACCATCGCGGGCGTGGCCATGGGCCTGATGCTGCGCTGCCACCGGCACGAGGGCGAGGAGCACTCCCCCGGCGAGCACGTCGAGCATCTCGTACGGCCGCTCTCCGCCGGACTCGCCGTGCCGCTCTTCGCACTGTTCAGCGCCGGGGTCGTGGTCTCCGGCGGGGCGCTGGGCGAGGTGTTCACCCGGCCCGAGACACTGGGCGTCGTCCTTGGGCTCGTGGTCGGCAAGTCGGTCGGCGTCTTCGGCGGCACCTGGCTCACCGCCCGCTTCACCCGGGCCTCGCTCAGCGACGACCTGGCCTGGCCCGACGTCTTCGCCGTCGCGAGCCTCGCCGGGATCGGCTTCACCGTCTCCCTGCTCATCGGCGAACTGGCCTTCACCGCCGACCCGGTGCTCACCGACGAGGTCAAGGCCGCCGTCCTGGCCGGCTCGCTCGTCGCGGCCGTCTTTGCCACGACACTGCTGAAGATCCGCAACGCCAAGTACCGTGCGCTGTGCGAGGCGGAGGAACGCGACGAGGACAGCGACGGCATCCCCGACATCTACGAACAGGACAACCCGGCCTACCACCTGCGGATGGCCGAGATCCACGAACGCAAGGCCGCCGAGCACCGAAGGCTTGCCGAAGTGGCGGGCGGGGCAAGCGAGGAGAACGGCCGTCCGGCATGATCTGACCAGACGACACAAACACCCGCAGAAGCCAGACGGCAGACACATGCAGAAGAGGGAGTCCGCGATGAGCGCACCCGACGGCAGCCCGGTCGGCGCCGAACGCAGCATCGGCCAGCTGGTCGCCTCGGCGACGACCGAGATGTCCGCACTGGTGCACGACGAGATCGCACTGGCGAAGGCGCAGCTCAAGCGGGACGTCAAGCGCGGTGCGGTCAGCGGTGGCGCGTTCGCGGTGGCCGGGGCGGTACTGATCTTCTCCCTCCCCATGCTGAGCTTCGCCCTGGCGTACGGCATCCGGACCTGGACCCACTGGAACCTCGCGATCTGCTTCGTCCTGTCGTTCGCGGCGAACGTGCTGGTCGCCGGCGTCCTCGCGCTGATCGGTGTGGTCTTCGCGAAGAAGGCCAAGAAGGGCAAGGGCCCGCAGAAGGTCGCGGCCTCGGTGAAGGAGACGGCGGGCGTCCTGCAGAACGCCAAGCCGCACCCCCGGCCTGCGCCGGTCGAGGACTCCCTGGAAGCTGTGGCACGCTCATCCTCATGACGGACCCCGCCACTCCATCGGCGCAACCCACCTCGGTCGTACGCCTCGACATCCCCGGCGGCCGCGAGGTGACCCACCGGAACGTCGCCGCCAACGGCGCGCGCTTCCACATCGCCGAGAC
This region includes:
- the acs gene encoding acetate--CoA ligase; amino-acid sequence: MAWDTTDTLGKGDVVSNESLANLLKEERRFAPPADLAANANVTAEAYEQAKADRLGFWAEQARRLTWATEPTETLDWSNPPFAKWFADGKLNVAYNCVDRHVEAGNGDRVALHFEGEPGDSRAITYAELKDEVSKAANALTELGVGKGDRVAVYLPMIPEAVVAMLACARIGAAHSVVFGGFSADAIATRIQDADAKLVITSDGGYRRGKPSALKPAVDDAVSRVDGVDKVLVVRRTGQEVDWTEGRDVWWHEIVERQSAEHTPEAFDAEHPLFILYTSGTTGKPKGILHTSGGYLTQASYTHHAVFDLKPETDVYWCTADIGWVTGHSYITYGPLSNGATQVMYEGTPDTPHQGRFWEIVQKYGVTILYTAPTAIRTFMKWGDDIPAKFDLSSLRVLGSVGEPINPEAWIWYRKHIGADRTPIVDTWWQTETGAMMISPLPGVTETKPGSAQRPLPGISATVVDDEAREVPDGGGGYLVLTEPWPSMLRTIWRDDQRFLDTYWSRFEGKYFAGDGAKKDEDGDIWLLGRVDDVMLVSGHNISTTEVESALVSHPAVAEAAVVGAADETTGQAIVAFVILRGTASADDAGLVADLRNHVGATLGPIAKPKRVLPVAELPKTRSGKIMRRLLRDVAENRELGDVTTLTDSTVMDLIQEKLPAAPSED
- the nhaA gene encoding Na+/H+ antiporter NhaA; translated protein: MAAPRPRTTTDNRRFLGRLSLPERNFVAEALRTETVGGVLLLLAAIAALIWANTPLRDSYATVGDFHFGPGALGLNLSVRHWAADGLLAVFFFVAGIELKRELVAGDLRDPKAALLPVAAAVCGMAVPALVYALTNAAGGGSLAGWAVPTATDIAFALAVLAVIGTSLPSALRAFLLTLAVVDDLLAILIIAVFFTDTLDFAALGGAVAGLAVFWVLLRKGVRGWYVYLPLALAIWGLMYNSGVHATIAGVAMGLMLRCHRHEGEEHSPGEHVEHLVRPLSAGLAVPLFALFSAGVVVSGGALGEVFTRPETLGVVLGLVVGKSVGVFGGTWLTARFTRASLSDDLAWPDVFAVASLAGIGFTVSLLIGELAFTADPVLTDEVKAAVLAGSLVAAVFATTLLKIRNAKYRALCEAEERDEDSDGIPDIYEQDNPAYHLRMAEIHERKAAEHRRLAEVAGGASEENGRPA
- a CDS encoding phage holin family protein — translated: MSAPDGSPVGAERSIGQLVASATTEMSALVHDEIALAKAQLKRDVKRGAVSGGAFAVAGAVLIFSLPMLSFALAYGIRTWTHWNLAICFVLSFAANVLVAGVLALIGVVFAKKAKKGKGPQKVAASVKETAGVLQNAKPHPRPAPVEDSLEAVARSSS